DNA sequence from the Coffea eugenioides isolate CCC68of chromosome 9, Ceug_1.0, whole genome shotgun sequence genome:
TTGTATACAACCGTTCTAGTAGTCCTAGCAAGAGTTGGGTAGACAGTCCGcgaacccctttggtacgccttaggggaaggcggtgctgtcacaggtggtatcagagcctaggttagaaatgacctatgcaagtttgaaattttgttcctcAGGACCTGTGAAGCAAGTGTTAAGGTACTGTTAGGTGCAATTATGCTTACGTTGTCGAAAATAAGAACCCTTTTGTTATCTTTATAGGTTATGGCCGGTATGAGCGGACAGGGTGGAGGTGAGCCACCTCAGAGGCGGTCACGAGTTATTGATTATTAGGAGAGGCTGGAAGGTCCGATCCAGTTTTGGTACACTGCCAGTCGGACCCGCCGCTGCAGGCGTTGCCAGTATTACTCTTATGTTGACCATGTAGTCTTGGCGGTGCTAGACGAGAGGAGGAGACTTAGGAGTGCCGTCGCGAGGGATCACACTGAGGCGCTTAGACTGAGGGGCGTCCTAAGGATGCAGGCTAACCGGATTGGAGAGCTCCAAGGAGACATAGCTATGGAGCAGGAGCGATCGAATGCTCTGAGGGAACAGTTGCAGGTGGTGAACACCCGCCCTACAAATGTCGTCTGGGAGGTTAGAGACCGTTCTGGAGGTATTATTAACGAGTGCGAGGCGCTAATTCAAGGTGTGATTGGCGCCAATGTGCAAGTAGTGGCTCCTAGTAGTGGTACACCTGGCGAAGGGAGTACCCCTAGTTCTAGCCAGGGGGGAGAGTCTGTGGCCTCTGTAGGAAACTAGGCTAGGCTCTTTTGAACCACTTTTGATCCCATGAGGGGAATAGTTAGGAAAAGCACTTAGTTAGTTGTTTTAGCCTAACTTTGTATATTGTTTTGGAGGACTCTTTTTGTTTCATGGGATTACTTTTGTatgtatgtacttgactgactgcttcTGTATGACTGTCTGAAACAGTTATGTGTTGTATGTGTAAATGttctatgtgtatatatatcttgtgtattattttgattatttgccTATGTTTATAAGCTTATGTTTGTATGGTTCATTAATTGTTATTACGTGTCTCGACCTTAGATTGACTTGAACTatggagggcactcgtagtggacgaggccgtggACGTGGAAGTAGGCAACCTTCTGATAGAGGCACTGCGGAAATCTCGACTGGACTAAACCCTGAACTTAGGATAGATCCAAATGTCCAGATAGCTGCccctatgcagcaaatgaccgacTTGCTGGCCTATGTGGTGCAACAACAAGGCCACAACCCTAACCCACTTGTCGGGAATCCCGAAAACCCTGGGAATCACGTAGAAAGTGAGGATCgagctcttgaaaggttccaaaagttctccccaccaaagTTTCTTGGAGGGCCCGACTCCGATGTGGCTGAAAGATGGTTAGAGAAGATGGTGGACATCTTTGCAGCCTTACATTACTCCGAAGAGAGGCAGGTTACTTTTGCGATTTTTCAATTAGAAGGGACCGCTCGCTCTTGGTAGAATGTTATTTGAACCAAGTGGGAGAGGGAGCAGACACCCAAAACGTGGGTGAACTTTGTAAGAGAATTTAACACCAAGTACTTTCCGCCCttgatccaagaaaagaaagaggacGAGTTCATCCGACTTCGCCAAAGCACCCAATCCATGGCTAAATACGAAAGCCAATTTACCGGATTAGCCAAGTTTGTCCCTGAACTTATTATGACTGAACAAAGAAGGGTACGACGTTTTATTTAGAGGTTAAATGTGAAAATTCAAAACGACTTAGCCGTGACCCAAATTAACACTTTCAGTGATGTTGTGGATAAGATTTTGCGAGCCGAGAACGCAAGGcttcaagttcaaaattttcaagtgagaaaacaagaatttTCTGGAGGTAATTCTACTCAGGGGAATAAGAGTACCCCTTCCAAATTTGGCCGGGAAGCTGGAGCAGGACGATTTCCGAGTACGGCAAGAGGGACTCCGCCAAGAGGTGGCCAGACGGGACGAGGCCAACAGAGGAGTGCCTCAAAAGGGAGCTCCGCCACTGTTTCTCGTGGCCCGTGTGGGTTCTGTGGGAAGCCGAACCACACGGAGGATAACTGCTGGAGAAAGGAGAAGAAGTGCTTACGCTGTGGGAGTGCGGAACACCGGATAGCCAACTGTCCAGTTCAACCCCGAGAGGCGAGAGGGACCACACAATCTTCTAAGGCGACTTCAGCGCAATCAAAGGTGGAAGTGACGAAATCGAAGGTGCCTGCCCGAGTGTACTCTATCGAGCAACGTCCTGTCCCTGATTCGGCGGAGGTgatggaaggtacgattcctgtcttCCACCGTCTAGCTAGGATTTTAATAGACTCgggtgccacccattcctttgttaaccccgaATTCATGTGTGGTATTGATATAACCCCTGTAAACCTGCCCTATGAATTAGAAGTAAGTACGCCTACAGGAGACCAGTGTTTGGTTACTAACAAAATGTATGTAAACTGTGAAAtctgggtaggagagaggaagttactggggaatttgataagtttgGCTATTAAGGGGTACAATGTGATATTGGACATGGACTGGTTAGCTAGATATGATGCCCAACTTGACTGTAAAAGGAAAGTAGTGGAATTTCGTATACCGGGGGAGGCGACCTTAAGATTAGATGTGAGGGGCAGTTTAGCCTCGTCTGCGATGATTTCGAGTATTCGGGTTAGGAAACTATTTAGTAGAGGAGCTCAAGGGTTCTTAGCCTTTCTCATCAACACTCCCACTGATAAGTTAAACGTAGAAGATGTTCCCGTAGTGGACGAATATTCGGACGTGTTTTCCGATGAGCTAGTGAATCTACTACCGTAAAGACAGATAGAATTTGAGATTAACTTGTTACCAGGGActtcacctatctctaagaccccaTACCGTATGGCACTTGCTGAACTTAAGGAGCTGAAGTTGCAgttgcaagaccttttggagcggggttTTATTTGTGAGAGTGGATCCCCTTGGGGAGCACCGTTCTTTTTATTAAAAAGAAGGATGGGACCTTGAAATTGTGTATTGATTACCGAGAGTTGAACAACGTAAccgttaagaataagtacccactacctgtgataccccaacttttaggatcatctttgtttagtctcaaagaggatattacggtttctttagtttatttttattttaaaacattattttgttttaaagaagatactaaagttatttctttggattggatttaaaaccttatttgttttaaaaagactagaaaccctaaaagtttaattaaaaccctagtttcacttgtgactaACCATTTTCTCAAagttctcatattttaaccgaaaccctaaattcaatttatggaattggaaAATCCCTCATGTTATcttaaaaatgcctttttatttggaaattattatttattaaagctctactacccaattattccacaataagtgtaaataaacctagaaagtagggtttcacttttggtttcaagattggagcaaaattagggttttcgcgatttttcgccggatgaattttcggtatggaacaaggatcaaatttggtgattaaaagtgacttttaagtgagaaataatatgtgagtaagGGCAATGATAAAAAATTAGTGAATAgaaagtaaaaaccctagtacgtgtgattttaagaaaaacagtgcgaaccgacgggtaccgtacactaccgattgaacccaccacttgaccatcaTTTTTTATATACTTCATCTCTTTAATATTAGAGCCAAACATCAGCTATAAATCTAAgcaagctggccgaaatttttgaccaaaaacaacaaggaaaaggaaaaaaattaagaaccaATCTTGAAGCAACAAGTGGTAGTCTTCCCTTGGTTGGTTGACTAATGAACTTACCTCATATTTATCCCTAAAACCAACTCCAAaactcttcatttctgcaccatcacagccgagagagagagagaaaagggagagcaagaaaaacaagaaaaacaaccatttcatcttgagtttgatcaaccaagtgagaaagaaaggaaaccaaACCGATCAAAGAGTgagttgtgagttgggaagctagtggaactaaaaatttccaaaggaggtggagtatcactctttcaagcttttttttgaggtataaagtctgatttatggctttgattcttttattttggtttaagatactatctagttcatgttttggcttgattacaagatatgcaagttgttgtgatgaattttgggatgatttaagcaagttagggtttgattaatttctgcctaaacttgttgtatggttGATAGATGTTGaatataagattatataaggggatttggtagtgattggaacaaggaatttaagaaagtttcattgaagaccaaaaattccagatttctggaaatttcctaATTCAGTTCTGTTTGGTTTTaatactcatagttagaggctgaattaggcttgacctaaaacatgaaagttgtagagaatggtattttataggtacctacaaaatttcagctcaatcggagcaacgtatcttgtaaaaagaccaaaataccctcactattttaaggtttttcccagtagtccATTTGGTCAGTTTacccagtttatcacgtttattcactaggatccgtactgatttagccttttgccaaaacatgaaagttttagtactctgccTAAGCTTTTCAACGCCTACAAGAACACCCTAAATGGAtcttggtagcttgagatatgaccattctagtatagtgcggttaattagccgtcaagttggaagttggttctgtaaattgggaatttgaccaggttaccctggaaatttgactaagtgaccttcatgaaagttgtatccctgcgtcttagcttcgaaacggtataagttacatactaatccgataaacgtagcttcggttgtgccGGTTACGCAAAATTcggtcaaatctgccttttgttactttcatttccgcacttatTCCTAGCTTTATTGTTGTCCTTGTGTgatcttgagcctatggaacggcttttgaacttgaattgatgtgtGTATACCTTTGGGTTGttgagaaaaaataatgaagccaaaatggctggaaaattaggtaaacacaaagggcatgctgcccaaatttacgctcgaggactagagaattatacttgcaacttgagtaagggttaagagtgattactacttgaaccatctagggtacttgagtcttcttgttccgaggtatataagtaaggacttggccgaacttgtacccttgagaaatgaaataatgattgctcgaagtatgtttttcttgtactttcaactcgcatgacaatttcaagtataaatgttacaaagttttactgtttaaaaagcgagcaagtgtttcacgactactatccgagtgaatttcaatttcttgatttttattgaacaaaACGTCTAAGTTCCGAATCTTAGTCGATTTTCAAAGCTCTCAAGCCAAGTTTTATcccagatttggactccaaacccggagtaccacccagacgtgattactagaggcactatatcttttggtgagtgctttcaaataccaaattgaacttgatacttgaacttgatacgtgaccaatatgataACATGTTATctacgtgaattgttagggcaagagtgtactttatcgcacttgcccttatgtgatatatacttgtttattgttgcaattgacttgatatacttgtttatgatgcgcgcacttcctcgaattccagaaaccctgcggcgagttacttaagtcgagccggcaagggcttggtcgattgggtaacgaaccctgggtctcttgttttgtcgagtggagtgatatctcctcgactaatcggtatactcgagtattatcacccgTGTTTcatgtggcgtgcgggcccggagaagggggttgattggtggacggagactggcgagaAGTGGAGTTTTCTTTTGGACTAGTTatcacttgaaagttgacggagtgtcaactactattcgATCAAGCTtggatggagccgagacatgagcaactgtatccttacttgtgaacatgatccacacatttcttgactacttgaagtattatctctttacttgaacttgtttgctcgctatttcactattacattGGTATTATCTTGTTTGCtggacaatttgatatttggaacctcactgagttttggctcaccccgttagttttgttttccttacagggatacgagcgaggcgtgagacgtgtaaagactagcgtagtttAGTTGTTtagacttttgacttgtactcgcgctattactcgaatagaatgttttgtatttagATTGTATACGCTTTGAACTAACTTGAGTATATGGAgactttgtaccttgattttgttcatcaatgtaaattataagctatGAACtacgatgttatttatggttcatggatgtatacgtgattcgagtgagtgagttctggcgagagttgggcaggcggtccgccgaaccctttggtacgccctagggagaggtggggccgtcacactaCCTCACATTGATGAGCTGTTTGACCAGTTACAAGGTGCAGTGGTCTTTTCAAAACTGGACCTTCGACAGGGGTACTACCAATTATTGATCCGAAAAGAAGATGTGCCTAAAATTGCCTTCAATTCTCGGTATGGGCATTTCGAATTTGTcattatgccctttggactaaccaatacCCCTGCCGCTTTTATGGGCTTGATGCATCGAGTTTTCAAACTCTATCTGGACCAATTTGTCGTTGTGTTTATcgatgatattttggtatattCGAAAACCCGGGAAGAGCATGTGCAGCACCTGAAGTTAGTTTTACAAACCTTAAGGGATCACCAATTAtacgccaaatttagtaagtgtgagttttggctggagagGGTTTCCTTCTTGGGACATGTAATTTTGAAGGAGGGGATTGCAGTAGATCCGGCGAAGATAAAAGCAGTGACCGAGTGGAAGAGACCTAAGAGTCCGACTGAGATTCGAAGTTTCTTAGGATTGGCAGGTTACTATCGGCGATTTATTAAGGATTTCTCAAAACTTGCCAGTCCTTTAACCAATTTGACAAAGAAAAGTAACCGGTTTCTGTGGGATGCCCAATG
Encoded proteins:
- the LOC113782281 gene encoding uncharacterized protein LOC113782281, producing the protein MGLMHRVFKLYLDQFVVVFIDDILVYSKTREEHVQHLKLVLQTLRDHQLYAKFSKCEFWLERVSFLGHVILKEGIAVDPAKIKAVTEWKRPKSPTEIRSFLGLAGYYRRFIKDFSKLASPLTNLTKKSNRFLWDAQCEQSFQELKKRLTMAPVLALPNGKDSFIVYTNASKEGLGYVLMQNKNVIVFASRKLKTHEQNYPTHDLELAAVVFALKK